TGCGACATCGCATCGTGTTCTTCCAGCTTGGTCACCACGTTCGCGATGGCGGAAACCTTCTGCCCGATCGCCACGTAAATGCAGATGCAGTCCTTGCCCTTCTGATTGATGATGGTATCGATCGCGATCGCGGACTTGCCGGTTTGCCGGTCGCCGATGATCAACTCGCGCTGGCCACGTCCCACCGGCGTCATTGCGTCGATCGCTTTGAGCCCGGTCTGTATGGGCTGGCTCACTGACTGGCGCTCGATGACACCCGGCGCCACCTTTTCGATAGCGGCGGTGCCATCGGCCTCGATCTCGCCCTTGCCGTCCAGCGGGTTACCCAGCGAATCCACCACGCGCCCAATCAGCGCTTCCCCGACCGGCACTTCCAGAATGCGGCCGGTACACTTGGCCGTATCGCCTTCCGAGATGTGGCTATATTCGCCCAGCACCACCGCGCCGACGGAATCGCGCTCGAGATTGAGCGCCAGACCGAAGGTATCCCCGGGAAACTCGATCATTTCGCCGGCGAGAGCGTCAGCCAAACCGTGAATACGAATGATGCCGTCCATCACGCCGACCACCGAGCCTTCGGTGCGCGCCTCGGCCACCACTTCGAAATTCTTAATGCGCTTCTTAATCAGATCGCTGATTTCGGTGGGATTCAGTTTCGCTTGTGTTGCCATGATTTCTCCAATGACCGCCCCGGATGGGCTAGCGCCCGGACTAACCCCGGACTAATTAACGATATCGAATTAGCGATTCAGGACGGTGGAAAGCTTGTCGAGGCGACCACGGACAGAGCCGTCGATCACCAGATCGCCCGCGTGGATGATCGCGCCGCCGATTAACGCTTCGTCAGTGCGCGTGGTTATGTGCACTTCGCGGCCCAGACGTTTCTTGAGCGCCTTTGCTATGGCGTCCGTCTGCGCCTTGGTGATTTCCTGAGCCGACACGACTTCCGCATCCACCGTGCCTTCGGCTTCGCGACGCCTGAACTCGTAGATCGCGGCGATCTCCGGCAGCAGGGCCAGGCGCGCGTTTTCGGCCAGCAACTGAATGAAATTGCGCCCTTCGTCGTTCAGCCGGTCTTCGCACACCGAGATAAACATCTCGGCGCGCTGCTCGTGCGACAACTGCGGACTGTCCAGCGCCGCGCGCATGTCGTCGTCGTGCGCGACCGCGGCCATAAACTCAAGCATCTCGGACCAGCGATCGAAC
The sequence above is a segment of the Gammaproteobacteria bacterium genome. Coding sequences within it:
- a CDS encoding F0F1 ATP synthase subunit alpha (produces ATP from ADP in the presence of a proton gradient across the membrane; the alpha chain is a catalytic subunit), with translation MATQAKLNPTEISDLIKKRIKNFEVVAEARTEGSVVGVMDGIIRIHGLADALAGEMIEFPGDTFGLALNLERDSVGAVVLGEYSHISEGDTAKCTGRILEVPVGEALIGRVVDSLGNPLDGKGEIEADGTAAIEKVAPGVIERQSVSQPIQTGLKAIDAMTPVGRGQRELIIGDRQTGKSAIAIDTIINQKGKDCICIYVAIGQKVSAIANVVTKLEEHDAMS
- a CDS encoding F0F1 ATP synthase subunit delta; protein product: MAEITTLARPYASAAFELASEQKEFDRWSEMLEFMAAVAHDDDMRAALDSPQLSHEQRAEMFISVCEDRLNDEGRNFIQLLAENARLALLPEIAAIYEFRRREAEGTVDAEVVSAQEITKAQTDAIAKALKKRLGREVHITTRTDEALIGGAIIHAGDLVIDGSVRGRLDKLSTVLNR